One window of Epinephelus fuscoguttatus linkage group LG9, E.fuscoguttatus.final_Chr_v1 genomic DNA carries:
- the LOC125894783 gene encoding gamma-aminobutyric acid receptor subunit alpha-2 isoform X2 produces MEYTIDVFFRQSWKDERLKFHGPMNILPLNNLMASKIWTPDTFFHNGKKSVAHNMTMPNKLLRIKDDGTLLYTMRLTVHAECPMHLEDFPMDFHSCPLKFGSYAYTISEVTYAWTRNASDSVVVEGQSSRLNQYDLLGQTVGQETIKSSTGEYAVMTAHFHLKRKIGYFVIQTYLPCIMTVILSQVSFWLNRESVPARTVFGVTTVLTMTTLSISARNSLPKVAYATAMDWFIAVCYAFVFSALIEFATVNYFTKRGWAWDGKSVVTDKKKERASVVKKNNAYAVAVANYAPNITKDSGTLPTIAKGGASDPNKPKADGKAPDSKKTFNSVSKIDRMSRILFPVLFGTFNLVYWATYLNREPIIKDMVHSN; encoded by the exons GAGTACACCATAgatgttttcttccggcaaagCTGGAAGGATGAGAGGTTGAAAttccacggaccaatgaatatTCTGCCTCTCAACAACCTGATGGCGAGTAAAATCTGGACTCCGGACACCTTCTTCcacaatgggaaaaagtctgtGGCTCATAACATGACCATGCCTAATAAACTGTTGAGGATCAAAGATGACGGGACACTGCTGTACACCATGAG GTTAACTGTGCATGCAGAGTGCCCAATGCATCTGGAGGATTTCCCCATGGACTTTCATTCCTGTCCGCTAAAATTTGGCAGCT atgcctACACAATCTCCGAAGTGACTTACGCTTGGACTCGAAATGCTTCTGACTCTGTGGTGGTGGAAGGACAAAGCTCCCGCCTGAACCAGTATGACCTGCTTGGACAAACAGTCGGACAAGAAACTATCAAATCAAGTACAG GTGAATACGCGGTGATGACAGCTCATTTCCATCTGAAGAGGAAGATTGGCTACTTTGTCATCCAGACGTACCTCCCATGCATCATGACAGTCATTCTTTCCCAAGTGTCATTCTGGTTGAACAGAGAATCAGTGCCGGCCAGGACTGTGTTTG GTGTAACCACTGTTCTCACTATGACGACACTGAGTATCAGTGCGAGGAACTCCCTTCCCAAGGTTGCCTACGCCACTGCCATGGACTGGTTCATCGCTGTCTGCTACGCTTTCGTCTTCTCCGCTTTGATTGAGTTTGCCACCGTCAATTACTTCACAAAGCGTGGCTGGGCTTGGGATGGAAAGAGTGTTGTGACTGACAAG AAAAAAGAGAGGGCATCTGTCGTCAAGAAGAATAACGCCTACGCTGTAGCAGTGGCCAATTACGCACCGAACATCACCAAGGACTCCGGCACGCTTCCAACTATTGCCAAAGGTGGAGCTTCGGATCCTAACAAGCCCAAAGCAGATGGCAAAGCCCCGGACAGCAAGAAGACATTCAACAGCGTCAGCAAAATTGACAGGATGTCAAGgattttgtttccagttctcTTTGGGACCTTCAACCTCGTCTACTGGGCCACCTACTTAAACAGAGAACCCATTATAAAAGACATGGTCCACTCTAATTAG